From a region of the Paenibacillus lutimineralis genome:
- a CDS encoding AAA family ATPase: MDDFIIITGGPGAGKTTLLYEIQKNGYSFIPEVAREIIQTQVSSILVPLMRCLF; the protein is encoded by the coding sequence GTGGATGATTTTATCATAATAACAGGTGGGCCTGGTGCCGGTAAAACAACTCTGCTCTATGAAATACAAAAAAATGGCTATAGCTTCATTCCGGAAGTCGCAAGGGAAATTATACAAACACAGGTTTCTTCTATATTGGTTCCGTTGATGAGATGC